A single genomic interval of Gossypium raimondii isolate GPD5lz chromosome 11, ASM2569854v1, whole genome shotgun sequence harbors:
- the LOC105802569 gene encoding protein transport protein Sec61 subunit beta, giving the protein MATGTAPPRGSAAAAASLRRRRTTSGGGASGGAAGTMLQFYTDDAPGLKISPNVVLVMSIGFIAFVAVLHIMGKFVRRD; this is encoded by the coding sequence ATGGCAACGGGAACAGCTCCACCAAGAGGAAgtgcagcagcagcagcaagcCTGCGCAGGAGGAGAACAACAAGCGGTGGGGGTGCCTCGGGAGGGGCTGCTGGTACTATGCTTCAGTTCTACACCGATGATGCTCCAGGACTCAAGATCTCTCCAAATGTGGTGCTTGTAATGAGCATTGGTTTCATTGCTTTTGTTGCAGTTCTCCATATCATGGGCAAGTTTGTTCGTAGGGACTAG